Genomic segment of Synechococcus sp. A18-25c:
AACCACGGCGGCGTTTGTGGCTGCCACCGGCCCCAGGATCGAAGCTCATGAGCCCTTGCTGCAGAGCCCACTCGATGGGGGAGTAATAACAGACCTCGAAATGAAGACAGTCAATCTCCTCGTCGCTTCCCCAGTAGCGCCCCCAGAGATGTCGCGCATCCTGCACGCAGAGCGACATGGCTACGGGGTCAAAGGGGTCACCTCGATGGGCACTAAACAGCACGACATGGTGAGCGAGAGCAGGCTCGATCAATTGATCGAAAAACGAGGCCTGTAGATATTTGCTTCCCCAGACCCCCCAACGCGAACAATGCTGTTCGTAGAAACCATGCATGCGCGATAGCAAGGCCGGAGTGAGAGCCTCACCAGTAATGGGAGTCACGCTGAGCCCAGCCTTGTGCACAGCTTTGCGCTCTCGCTTGATGTTGCGCCGCTGATTGGCGTTAAAACCAGCGAGATAATCGCTGAAATCAGTCTGTCCATCAGCGGTCCATAGGCTCTGCTGGTTCACCCAAGCCGCACAGCCAGCCGCCTCAGCGAGTGGCTTCCAGGTGGGATCCACATAGAGAAAATTGCAACTGAGGATCTCGTTCCGGGCAGCAAACTCATCGATCAGGCGAAGCATCACGGCCGTGAGCTCCTGGGGATCCTCCTGTGGGTGGAGATGAAAGCGGTACCCCTGGATTGGACTGACAGGGCTCATGCCGATCAGCTTGGGGTAATAGCGAAGGCCAAGATCGCCAGCCAGACGCGCGAACGACTGATCAAAAACAAATTCGCCGTAACTGTGGCCCTTGAGATAGAGAGGGGCAAACGCAACAAGTTGCTCCTCTCTCCACACCGAAAGGTGGAGAGGCTGCCAGCCCTGATCCGGCGCCACACTTCCGGAATGTTCAAGCGCCGCTAGCCAGCTCCATCGGTAAAAGGGACTGACGTGTTCATCCAGCAAGTTGTCCCACTGCTGCCGCGGGATCTCACGGATGCTGCGATGCCAACGAGCCGTAAGCGATGCCATCCGGGGCCAGGGTCAACGACTCAGGCTCGACCCTAACCAGCAACTTTGAAACGAGCGGCGATGGCAAGGACCGAGCTATCAGACCAAGGATGTCGTCTTGGACGATTAACTCTGTCGTCATCGTCCTACTGGACGTCTTCCCATAGTGCTGCTCGTCGTGTTTGGGACACTCCACAGCACCAACCTGCGCACCCAGGCGGGAGTGCTGAAACCGTTTCTGCAGCTGCTGCAGCCCACCGTCGACAACCACTGACGGATCAATGCTGAAGCCTGGCGGCGCGGGCGATCGACAGGGAGTGAGCCTCTGAAACATGGGTGCGCCAGGCCGCGGAATAGCCCTACCGATCACTGGCCCATCCCGGTTTAGGAACGCGTCAACCGATTGCGGCGGTAGTGCACCAACACTTCGTTTGCACCCAGATCTCGCAGTTCATGCAGATGCCAGGCTCCTGCTTCCATCAAAGAATCTGGCAGCAAAGAGCCGTTGGCTGGCAGCCAGCTGAAGGGCCCTCCGAGCACACGGGGGCAAAGGGTCAACTGAAGTTCATCGACCACGTCCTGCGCCAAGAGGGATTGACACAGTTGGGACCCTCCCAGCAGCAGCAACTGGGTCCAGCCTTGGGCGCCCAAACGGTTCAAGGTGTCTTGCCAAGAGGGGGTCAAGCGATGGCCCGCCTGAAAACCGGGTGTGACCAGCCCCATGGGTGTCAGCAAATGCCGTTCAAAGGGTTGCTGAAAGAACGGCCACTCCAGAGGGAACTCTCCCGTGCGACTGACCACCACAGCCACCGGCTGAGGGCAACGGGTCGCCGTGATGCGTTGCTGCAGAAGATCGGTCGCACGGATCAAACAACTGCAGCGATGGGCACGCAAGGTGCCGGCACCGACCAAGACAGCATCACTCCAGGCCAGGGCCTCTTCCAAAACACGTCGATCGCCAGATCCGCCCAGCTGGGCCGCACCACCGGATGGTGGTGCTAGGCGCCCATCAAGACTGATCGCCAGCACGAGGCGAACGGTGATGGGCTCAGCTGGCAAGGTCCTGATCAGACCGGAGCCACCGCTTCAAGCGACGCTGGCGTCATCTCCAACAGCGGTGTTTCGGCGTACACCTCTGCCGCATTGTTGGGACTCTCCTGTAGACGGATCTTGTGCAGATGAGCACCGATGGCCTTGATGGGAGCCGACAGACGATCGGCGATGTGAAGAGCGATGTTCTCAGCGGTGGGGACGCACTCCTCAAAGAAGGGAACATCTTTATTCAAAAAGGTGTGATCGAAAGGCTCCACCACGAGGTCATCGACCAGACGCTGCAGCGCCGAAAGGTCGCAGACCATTCCGGTGCGAGGGTCAATAGCTCCACGGACTGTCACATCCACCAGGTAGTTGTGGCCATGACCGTGCGGGCGGGCACATTTGCCGTAGATGCGCTCGTTCTCTTCCTGGCTCAACTCCGGGCGCGCCAGTCGGTGAGCAGCTGCGAAATGGGTGCGGATGGTGAGAAAGGCGTCCATGGGATGTCCGAGGTAGTCGGCCCAGAGGCCCGGTTGTTCGTAAAGGCGTAGGGCCGTGATCGGCAGATGCGGACTCAACCGCATCCAGATCTGACGGACCAGTGCTTCGGTGGTGGGAAGGCATCCATCTGGACGGGATACGTCGAACTCGGGCCATGCCTCGTTCAAGAAACGGAAGTCCAGTTGTCCAGTGACCTCATTGCGGATGGCGTGCTTGACCTCAGAGAGGTTGAGCACC
This window contains:
- a CDS encoding GNAT family N-acetyltransferase, which codes for MASLTARWHRSIREIPRQQWDNLLDEHVSPFYRWSWLAALEHSGSVAPDQGWQPLHLSVWREEQLVAFAPLYLKGHSYGEFVFDQSFARLAGDLGLRYYPKLIGMSPVSPIQGYRFHLHPQEDPQELTAVMLRLIDEFAARNEILSCNFLYVDPTWKPLAEAAGCAAWVNQQSLWTADGQTDFSDYLAGFNANQRRNIKRERKAVHKAGLSVTPITGEALTPALLSRMHGFYEQHCSRWGVWGSKYLQASFFDQLIEPALAHHVVLFSAHRGDPFDPVAMSLCVQDARHLWGRYWGSDEEIDCLHFEVCYYSPIEWALQQGLMSFDPGAGGSHKRRRGFVARPHTSLHRWYEPRMEALIRSWLPRANGLMQEEIEAINAELPFRSDPPALGL
- a CDS encoding dihydrofolate reductase family protein, whose product is MPAEPITVRLVLAISLDGRLAPPSGGAAQLGGSGDRRVLEEALAWSDAVLVGAGTLRAHRCSCLIRATDLLQQRITATRCPQPVAVVVSRTGEFPLEWPFFQQPFERHLLTPMGLVTPGFQAGHRLTPSWQDTLNRLGAQGWTQLLLLGGSQLCQSLLAQDVVDELQLTLCPRVLGGPFSWLPANGSLLPDSLMEAGAWHLHELRDLGANEVLVHYRRNRLTRS
- a CDS encoding 6-carboxytetrahydropterin synthase, which produces MTETKSTARHGRGRGCVITRRACFSASHRYWLPELSADDNAAQFGPCALAPGHGHNYELIVSMAGGLDEDGMVLNLSEVKHAIRNEVTGQLDFRFLNEAWPEFDVSRPDGCLPTTEALVRQIWMRLSPHLPITALRLYEQPGLWADYLGHPMDAFLTIRTHFAAAHRLARPELSQEENERIYGKCARPHGHGHNYLVDVTVRGAIDPRTGMVCDLSALQRLVDDLVVEPFDHTFLNKDVPFFEECVPTAENIALHIADRLSAPIKAIGAHLHKIRLQESPNNAAEVYAETPLLEMTPASLEAVAPV